The genomic interval CGGATTTCTTATGGCGGTCGGGAATCAAGCGGAGACGAATCGAAATCGGAAGCAACCGGAACGGTTATTGACCCGAGCGGACTTATTGTGATGTCACTTTTTGCTACTGACCCGAACGCGCGGATGTTCGAAATGCTCAGCGATTCCGGCGATATCGAATCCCAGTTCAAGCGGGAAACAGAAATAACCGACGTTAAAATCCTCATGCCAGACGCAACGGAAATCCCAGCGAAAATCGTGCTACGCGATAAAGATTTAGATTTAGCGTTCGTTCGGCCAACCCAGAAACCAGCGAAACCGTTCACGGCAATAGATTTAACTAACAATACTACGGTTGGAGTATTAGATTCGATAATCATCTTAAGTCGGTTGGGAAAAGTAGCGAATCGAGTTCCATCAATTTCAATCGATATGATACAAGCGGTGATTGAAAAACCGCGAACGTTTTTTATCCCTGGAGCGAAATCTGAAGCTGGCGATTTCGGTTCGCCAGTGTTTGCGCTAAATGGGAAAGTTGTCGGCATAGTGTTACTCCGTTCGATTCCGCTCGAACGGAGTAGTCGCTCGGTATTTGGCGGTATGAGCGGACTCGGGATGCTGCCGGTTATCCTTCCGGCATCAGATATTCTTGAAGTTGTTAACCAGGTCCCAGCAACCGTTCCCGCAGAAGAGAAGAAAACCGAAGAGAAAAAACCAACTGAAACACCAAAATAGTTGTCTCCGATAGGGGCTGAATAGGTTCAGCCCCTACTTCCGTTAAAGTTATAACAAAACGATATGTAAACTTACCCTAGACTATTAACATTGCAATTATTTTCTTTACCGATCATTCAACCAATCTTTTTTTGCTTTCTACTTCAAACCATTCTTTTTTGCCCTGTTGGGTAGAGAATGAGAATTGAACCGTTCAATTCTCATTCTCCACCGCTTACTCCTCAGAATGAATTTAGTATAAACTTGTATAATTACTTGACAAATTAGCTCAAATTGGGCTACATTATAAGCGAGATTAACGTGTGCATGTTGCACAGGATTTCCTAGCAAAGGAGGGATTAGTATTATGCTTAAATCACCAAAAGGGTTTACGCTAATCGAATTGCTCATCGTAGTTGCGATTATTGCGATACTCGCAGCAATAGCGATTCCGAACTTTCTCGCCGCACAAACCCGATCGAAAGTATCTCGAACGAAATCAGATATGCGGGCAATCGCTACCGGTATCGAAAGCTACTACGTTGACCAGAACGCTTATCCGTGGACAAATTTGGGATTATATAGCCGACTTGACCGACTGAAAGCTATCACCACTCCGGTCGCTTATTTATCTTCGTTGCCGATAGATGCATTCAACGCTTCAAACGATATTCCGATAAATAAGATATATCCATTCTGGGATCCGCCGTATGTATGGAGTTTAGGTGGGTTGAATCCAACAGATGGTTCTGGAACTCCGAACACCCGATTTGTTCTAGTACCTGAACTCTATGATCGGGTCTATTCGCGGATGAAAACCTGGATGCTGATGTCATACGGACCCGACCAGAATTTTGAAGCTGCAGTACCACCATACCAAGTACAACTATATGACCCAACAAATGGCACGGTTTCGAACGGCGATATTATGCGTTGGGGACCGTAGAAAACGATTGTGTTGCGATATTTTGCGATGTATCTATGCAGGGATATCAATTTCGGCAAGTGGTGCTAGCTGAGCGACTTCGAAATATAAGTAGCCCTTGTTAACACCGAAGTGTTACATAAGCCAAATAAAATAGGTTGAGATGAACGTTGATATTCGGCTATCTTTTGGGTGAGCTTGAGTTGTTTGGCTCACCCAAAATTATTTATTATATTTTCGGTCTATTTTTATCTTATTTTTTGATATACAAATGAAACCAAGTTCTTTTCGTCTATTGCGTCCAGTATGGGGTTTACAGGTTCTATTGGTTTTCATTTCAACTTCCTTGAGTTTTGCCGGATATACTTATGTTTCCAATTTCGGGACGAATATGAATCAAGCGCAATTTATTCAGCTTGATTTTGGTGGACAGATTTGGACTTGCGGGTATGGCGATAATAGCGTGCATATCTGGCATCCGTATAATGGAGCAAAAGCCTTCTATTCTCCGATTCGCAATGGCAAAAGTTCAACCGGTACTACCGTAGCGATGTACAATCCATCCGGAATCGCTATTGATACCAACGGTATCATCTATGTAACTTGCGATGGCGGAACTACAACCAAACAGAACGTATTCAAATATCGGGCGATTGACGGAACTATGCTGAACGGATTCGAGCCATCGTTTCGGCTCGGTGATATCGATATTGATACCAGCAACCATGTGTTTATCGTTGAAAAAGTGAATCTGACAGCGGTACGGTTTTATGTTATGACTACCAGCGGGCAGAACCTTACTGGCAGCCCAATTACCATCAATACGACTGGCAACCTCCATCCGGGGATAGGAGTGACAAGAGATGGAAAAACAGTTTATATTGCTGATGTAACGAATCAGAAGGTATGGAAGTTCACCGGAACAATTACTGGAACCACTGCTAGTTACAGTTTATCCGGTTCATTATCTGGTTCTTGGACTGCTCCGTATGCCTGCGAAGTAGATAATTTTGGCAACGTTTACGTATCCGATTCCGGAGCAAATCGCGTGGTGATTTTCAATTCAGCTGGTGTTGCCATTGATACGATATTCGGCTCCGGATTAACTGCACCTACTGGAGTCGGGTTCCACCCGAACATTCAGACGGTATATATCGCTCAAGGGATAAATGCACGGTCATTGCAGAAATGGGTTATTCCACCAACGGTTAATATTCCAATAGTTGGATATCACGAAATTCTCCCTGGTGGACAATATTGGTCAAATGTTATGACGATACAGGACAATTTTAGAGACCAGATTGATTTTCTAAAAAATCATGGTTATACTGCGGTTAGTTTAGATACCGTCGTATCATATCTCCGTTTTGGCACTCCGCTCCCATCGAATCCGATTGTGATAACGTTCGATGATAATTATGAAGGAGAACTGATCCGTGGAGTAAGCTATCTGACTACACGACAATACCACGGTTTAATTTTTACCACTACTGGAAGAATGGGTTCTTCATCCGGCTGGGTTGGATATCGACCGAGTTTCGCTGACCACAGCGTTGCACAATTAAGCGGGTATTTCGATACGCAATCGCATACCATTAACCATCCTAATCTTCATACTCTATCTGCAAACTCAATTCGAATTGAACTTGGCGTTTCTCGCGATTCGATCAATGCTTATTTACCTAAGAAATGCAAATATCTCGCGTATCCGTATGGGGGATATACCACGTTTGCCTATTCGCTCGATTCTGTATCTATTCTTGGATTAGTTCACGAAGCCGGATATATCGCTGCGTTTAATTATGTTGGCAATACCTTTGGTACGGGAAGCACTAATCGAACTCAATGCATGTACTGCTTAAATCGTATAGCAATGGCATATAATGACACGTTAGATAATTTCATAAATAAAATCGGGTTCACGGGTAGCTGGGATTCAACTGACCCATATATTATTGATAATTCTGCGTCAAATAGTCGCGGAACCTTCACCAGTACTGGCAGTTGGTTTAGTGCGGAGACTGCTGGTGCAGGATTTTATGGCGCATACGGAAGTAACTATTACTATTCAAATCCAGGCGCCGGCCGAACCGCAATGTGGACTCCGAATTTGCTTATTCCAGGGTTATATCGCGTGTATGCGTGGTGGGATACGAGTACTGCTGATATAAATCGGGCGAGTAATGCGCCGTATACAATAGGGTATGCCGGTGGTACGACCACCGTTTACGTCGACCAACGGCAAATCGGATTCCAATGGCGGTTGTTAGGTACCTATCCATTTTCTGCTGGGACGACTGGATATGTCCGGTTAACTGATACCGCTAACGGCGTAGTTATTGCCGATGCGATAAAATTTATCCATGATTCTGTTATTCCGGTAGAATTAAGCGAATTTGTTGTCCTAGTTGGTGACCTTCAAACTACGGACACCAGCAAGGATAACAAACTCAAAAAATAATTATGAAACGCACCTATTTATATTATGTAGATAAATTCTATCTTAGCATTTTTTTATGTTTAATTTTATGTTCTGTCGTGTTTGCCATCCATCAAGAAGTTTCGTTTCCTATAACTCATGGGGTCGAATATTATCATCTGCAAACAGATACCAGTGGTATGTTGCTAAATATTAGCGTCCTCACTATTGACTTAAATAATCCGAATATAACTGTTACGGTTGCGACAGCGTATAATGGACTTGAACGAATGACTTCAATCGTTAAACGGAATCAAGCGATAGCCGGGATTAACGGCGGATTTTTTAGTTTTAATCCAAAAGTCCCGGTAGGATTGGTTATGACTAATGGGCAATTAGTTGCGCCACCATTATCGGATAAACCTGCACGGGCAGCAGTCGGGATAACTTCAACCCGAAAGGCGATATTCGACCGGGTTGGGTATAAAGACGGAAAATTATACAGTATTAATACCACTGATTGGTCAGAAGTAACAGAAGCGTTAGGTGGGGTCTCGATGTTGGTACGAAACGGTCAACCGTATGTAACGGTTTTAGAAGAAGGTAGCAATATTGGTTTCAGCACGACCACTCATCCGCGCACTGCGGTCGGTATCACGAAAGAAAATAAGCTGCTTCTGGTAACTGTTGACGGTCGACAACCTGAGGTAAGTAACGGGATTAGTCTTGATTCTTTAGCCAACCTAATGATTTCGCTCGGAGCAACTGATGCTATGAACCTTGACGGTGGCGGGTCAACAACTATGGTCATCTACGATACGATTGTGAATTTTCCGTCAGATAAAGATAGTGCTGGTAATCCTGGTCGCGAACGAGCTGTAGCAAATGGAATCGTTATACAATCAAATCCGAAATCCGAGCCATAAAAATATTTCTAAATCTAAAACCTAGGTTCGACACAGTACTTTAATCTGATATTTGACAATCGAATTTTGGTTTTGTGTAATTTATGGATAAACGTAGGATTAGAATCGGTATCGACGTTGGGGGGACATTCACTCACGCGGTTGCGATAGATTCTGCCACATTCGAATTAATCGGCCAGGCGAAAGTTCCGACGACTCATACTGCGGAGGAAGGTGTCGCTAAAGGTATCATTGAATCTTTGCATCAGCTACTAGCTGAATCGCAGATCGCCCCTGAAGAAGTAGCGTTTATTGCCCATAGTACGACCCAAGCGACGAATGCGTTACTCGAAGGAGATGTAGCGCCGGTAGGTATACTCGGTATGGGAAAAGGAATGGAAAAACTGCGGGCAAAATCAGAAACGCAGATTGGTGATATTACGTTAGCACCGGGTAGATTGCTGAAAACCTATCATCGGTTCCTAGATACTACGGAAGCTCCTAGCCGAGAGACCATAAAAAATCTAATTTACGAACTTCTTACCGAAGGTGCGAAGGTTATCGTTGCCGCAGAAGCATTTAGTGTTGATGATACAACGAACGAAGAGCTCGTTCTTGAAGTAGCCGCAGAGTTAGGGCTCCCTGCAACCGCATCATTTGAAATTTCACAACTTTATGGATTAAAAATTCGGACTCGGACTGCGGTGATTAATGCGAGTATGTTGCCGAAAATGCTCGAAACTGCGAACATGACGGAATCGAGTGTACGGAAAGCTGGTATAACCGCACCGTTGATGATTATGCGGTCTGATGGCGGAGTGATGGATATCGTCCAGATGCGGAAACGGCCGATTTTAACCATGTTATCCGGACCGGCTGCGGGAGTAGCTGCAGCGCTGATGTATGCGAAAATCTCCGACGGTATTTTTCTGGAAGTTGGCGGAACTAGTACCGATATCTCCGCTATTAGAAACGGCCGGGCGCTCGTTAAAACTGCTGAGGTTGGCGGACACCGGGTATATCTTCGAACGCTTGATGTTCGAACGCTCGGGATTGCTGGCGGGTCAATGTGTCGAGTCAAACATAATCGAATTGCGGATGTTGGACCGCGGAGTGCGCATATTGCTGGGCTGGGATACGCGGCATTTACTCAGCCGGAACTGCTCGCGAATGCAACGTTGAAATATATCCAGCCGAAACCGGGCGATCCAGCAGATTATGTTTATATTGAATCAACTTGCGGGGCGAAAGTAGCAATTACCCCGACGTGTGCGGCAAATTTTGCTGGATATGTTCCTTCGGGAGACTATGCTGCAGGAAACCTTTCGGCGATAAAACAGGCAATTTCTCTGCTTGCAAAGGAATTAAAAATAAACGAAACGCAGGTCGCGGAAGATATTTTAAGCAAATCCGCTACCAAATGTCTCCGTGTTGTTGGACAATTATTACAGGATTATAAGTTAGATAAACAGTTGGTTTCATTAATTGGCGGCGGTGGCGGTGCTGCAGCGATTGTTCCCTATTTAGCTAAGCAGATGCAAATGCGGTATCAAATAGCGAAAAATGCAGCCGTGATTTCCGCTATTGGTGTAGCACTAGCGATGGTACGGGATACGATTGAACGAACGGTTATCAATCCAACGAGTAACGATATTCTTAAAATACGGCAAGAAGTTGAATCTGCGGTATTAGCAATGGGCGCAGCAGCGGAAAGTATCGAAATCCAGGTTGAAGTTGACGCACAAAAAAATATTCTGCGGGCAACGGCTACCGGCACAACAGAACTTCGCACTCGGGATTTGCGTGATCGAATGGTATCGGAAGAAGCACGGAAACAAATTGCAGCGCAATCGCTTCAGGTGGAACCCGAACAAGTTAAACATCTCGGGGGGACACCATATTTAGATATCTATATGGCAACAGTATTGAAAAAACGGCTTTTCGGACTCTATCGGCAAGCGCTTCACCCGGTCCGTATCCTGGATAAAGAAGGAATCATTCGTCTTCAATTCAATGATAGTGCTATAGCTCAAACAACTAAAGGAAACTTAACGGAAACATTAGAAAAGTTCATTCAGGAACATACTAGTTACGGCGATGCGGGAAGAACACTTCCTGATACCTTCATTTTATATCGTAGTAGAATCTTAGATTTATCTGGTTTGCTTGAGATATCACAAATTATCTCGTTAGCAAATGCGGAATTAGCAACGATGGATTCGAATGAACCGGTAGTTTGTTTGGTTAACTTAAGATAATTCGAGCTATAATTTATTCTCAATGAAAAAGTTATACCAAATCCTAACGTTGTTCATTTTAAAACTGAATCGGTAAAGTAGATGGTATGTACTCGAATTTCATTTATATTTTTATAATTCTCAACATTGTGGTTTGTTTAATCCAACCAGTTTGTTTTGCTGTTGAGAGTGAACCGATTAATCTTCGAACATTAAATCCGAATTTTGATTTTTTTCCGGAGTCTTCGTTATATGATTTTAGCGTTCTCCTTGATGCACCAGCCGGTAAACATGGTTTTCTCTCGGTAAGACCTGATGGTCATTTCTATTTCGCTGATGGAACCCGAGCACGATTCTGGGGCGTAGTCATTCCCCAAGAACATGTTGATATCCCGAAAGAACGGATTGACCGAGTAGTAGAAACACTCGCGCGCGCCGGCGTTAATCTGGTTCGGTTTGATTCACTGGATAGACCTGGCGGAATTATTCGACGGAATATTTTTGATGAATCATATCCACGAAACGCTGAAACTCGTTATTTCGACCGGAATTATCGTGACCGGTTAGCATATTGGATATATAAACTGAAACAGCGTGGAATTTATACCTATTTAACTTTGCGCGCAGAAAGAGTTTTTAAACCTGGCGATTCGGTGGTTAACGCTGATCAGCTCGGAGCTGGAGCCCGACCATATGCATATTTCAACCAGAAACTGATTGAGCTACAAAACCAATACGCAGAAAAATTTTTATGCTCGTATATTAATCCATATACGGGGTTATCATTTGCGGCGGATCCAGCAGTAGCGATGCTTGAGTTGGTTGCTGAAGATAGTTTCTTTACGCGTCCGGAACGATTAAATATGCTAGTTGAACCATATAAAACCGAGTTACAGCAGAAATGGAATCAATGGCTTTTAAAGAAATATGGAACCACTGCTAACCTTAACCGTGCTTGGACGGTAGCAACTCGTCGGCAGTTCGCCTTAAGCGGATTAACTAAGCAAGAAAATCTCGAACAACAAACAGTATTAATACCGAATATGACGCTGGATCATTTCGAATCTGTAATTAAAGGCGAAACTACAGACCCGATGAAATCGCCTGGACGACGTGCGGATGCAGTTCGATTTCTTGTTGAACTCCAACGGCAATATTTCGCTGAACTACGTGATTTTCTGCGCGAAAAAGGGTTGAAAATCCCTCTGACCGCATCGGTGAACTGCGCGGTTATTCCAGACACCTGGTCAGTTATTCAAGAGTTAGATTTCACCGTAACCAATATGGTGGTAGATAATCCGGAAGAACAGAAAATGCCTGTTGGAAAATTGATTGCGTATTTACCACAAGAAACGCTCGCTGAATTTGGATATGAGAATAAAAATGAACTAAAATCAACTGATGAATGGTCGTTGATGCCGTGGGTAACTCGCGCGAAATGGGCTGGGAAACCGCTCGTGCTTCGGAAAACCGCTACTTGTTGGCCAAATCATTATCGCGCAGGAAGTATGGTAGAAACCGCCGTATATTGTGGGTTGCAGGATATCGATGCCGTATTATTTTCAGCGTATCATACCACAGACGACATTGCGACGTTAACTTCATATGGAATGCAATCCGACCCGACCCGATGGGGGTTATTCGGGCTTGGTGCGAAATTGTTTTTAGCTCGAGAAATTCGACCGACACAACGAATGATTGATATCGGATACTCTTTGGAAGATATGTGTACCTATGCAAACTATCTAAACGAACTGCACGTACTCGCTTGGTTCTATCGAATACAAAATCGATTTATTGACCGAGAATATGATGGAAAAGCGGATTTGGTTATTGCCTCCGGACGAAGTCATGCGGCAAAATATCCTGGCAGCAAAAGTATCATTTATGCAAATACCGAGTTTGCAAATGCGGCACAGAATAAATTTGTTGGTAACGAAGAAACGATTTATGCGCTATCCAAGTATCGGGTATCTCGCGTTCCGATATCACCGATGGAATTCAGTTTTGCAGGGATAGGATTTGAAAGTGTGCAAGCAACAAAACTGGATACCCAAACCGCTTTTACTACCGAAAATGCGATTCTACTTGGTTATCAACCGATGGGGATAGATATAACCCGCAAATATGCGTATGGTTTTTACGACCCGAAACGGGAAAACCTGCTAATTGCAGAAGCGAAATATCGTGATATACCCAAATTTGCCGTTGATTTAATGGCACGATGGTATCACCTGCCGATAACCCATCATACCTTAACGTCCGGCATTTTCCCTTCCGAAACGGGTGAAATTATCAGGGATACGAACGCTGGTATTTTATATGTTGATACTGAGAACACGCAGGTAATTGCGGGAGCGTTTAATTCCAACCAACCATATACGACGACAAAAATGGAGATTGTATCGCAATCTCCGTTTGCGGTGATAATTGCTACATCGCTTGATACCCAGCCGATTACTGTAAGTAAACGGATACTAGTTAAAATGGTTACAGTAGCGGAAAATACTGGTCAGAAACTCAGTTCTATCCCTCACGTGGTTAAGGAAGGAAAATTTTATCCATTATTATCAGCTGGGAGAAGTCCGATAGTAACCCTTGGACAACCGATAGAAACGCCAACGAAAATCAGGTTGAATGGCAAACAATTGGTCGAGGTATGTATGCAGAACGGTACTTGGGAACTG from bacterium carries:
- a CDS encoding serine protease, producing the protein MKKLSWLVVLFVVFIIIHGVPVSAATEEVAAGKEILTKWQKAVVTLQIVSKQRISYGGRESSGDESKSEATGTVIDPSGLIVMSLFATDPNARMFEMLSDSGDIESQFKRETEITDVKILMPDATEIPAKIVLRDKDLDLAFVRPTQKPAKPFTAIDLTNNTTVGVLDSIIILSRLGKVANRVPSISIDMIQAVIEKPRTFFIPGAKSEAGDFGSPVFALNGKVVGIVLLRSIPLERSSRSVFGGMSGLGMLPVILPASDILEVVNQVPATVPAEEKKTEEKKPTETPK
- a CDS encoding type II secretion system protein GspG, with the protein product MPNFLAAQTRSKVSRTKSDMRAIATGIESYYVDQNAYPWTNLGLYSRLDRLKAITTPVAYLSSLPIDAFNASNDIPINKIYPFWDPPYVWSLGGLNPTDGSGTPNTRFVLVPELYDRVYSRMKTWMLMSYGPDQNFEAAVPPYQVQLYDPTNGTVSNGDIMRWGP
- a CDS encoding polysaccharide deacetylase family protein; protein product: MKPSSFRLLRPVWGLQVLLVFISTSLSFAGYTYVSNFGTNMNQAQFIQLDFGGQIWTCGYGDNSVHIWHPYNGAKAFYSPIRNGKSSTGTTVAMYNPSGIAIDTNGIIYVTCDGGTTTKQNVFKYRAIDGTMLNGFEPSFRLGDIDIDTSNHVFIVEKVNLTAVRFYVMTTSGQNLTGSPITINTTGNLHPGIGVTRDGKTVYIADVTNQKVWKFTGTITGTTASYSLSGSLSGSWTAPYACEVDNFGNVYVSDSGANRVVIFNSAGVAIDTIFGSGLTAPTGVGFHPNIQTVYIAQGINARSLQKWVIPPTVNIPIVGYHEILPGGQYWSNVMTIQDNFRDQIDFLKNHGYTAVSLDTVVSYLRFGTPLPSNPIVITFDDNYEGELIRGVSYLTTRQYHGLIFTTTGRMGSSSGWVGYRPSFADHSVAQLSGYFDTQSHTINHPNLHTLSANSIRIELGVSRDSINAYLPKKCKYLAYPYGGYTTFAYSLDSVSILGLVHEAGYIAAFNYVGNTFGTGSTNRTQCMYCLNRIAMAYNDTLDNFINKIGFTGSWDSTDPYIIDNSASNSRGTFTSTGSWFSAETAGAGFYGAYGSNYYYSNPGAGRTAMWTPNLLIPGLYRVYAWWDTSTADINRASNAPYTIGYAGGTTTVYVDQRQIGFQWRLLGTYPFSAGTTGYVRLTDTANGVVIADAIKFIHDSVIPVELSEFVVLVGDLQTTDTSKDNKLKK
- a CDS encoding phosphodiester glycosidase family protein is translated as MKRTYLYYVDKFYLSIFLCLILCSVVFAIHQEVSFPITHGVEYYHLQTDTSGMLLNISVLTIDLNNPNITVTVATAYNGLERMTSIVKRNQAIAGINGGFFSFNPKVPVGLVMTNGQLVAPPLSDKPARAAVGITSTRKAIFDRVGYKDGKLYSINTTDWSEVTEALGGVSMLVRNGQPYVTVLEEGSNIGFSTTTHPRTAVGITKENKLLLVTVDGRQPEVSNGISLDSLANLMISLGATDAMNLDGGGSTTMVIYDTIVNFPSDKDSAGNPGRERAVANGIVIQSNPKSEP
- a CDS encoding hydantoinase/oxoprolinase family protein, with amino-acid sequence MDKRRIRIGIDVGGTFTHAVAIDSATFELIGQAKVPTTHTAEEGVAKGIIESLHQLLAESQIAPEEVAFIAHSTTQATNALLEGDVAPVGILGMGKGMEKLRAKSETQIGDITLAPGRLLKTYHRFLDTTEAPSRETIKNLIYELLTEGAKVIVAAEAFSVDDTTNEELVLEVAAELGLPATASFEISQLYGLKIRTRTAVINASMLPKMLETANMTESSVRKAGITAPLMIMRSDGGVMDIVQMRKRPILTMLSGPAAGVAAALMYAKISDGIFLEVGGTSTDISAIRNGRALVKTAEVGGHRVYLRTLDVRTLGIAGGSMCRVKHNRIADVGPRSAHIAGLGYAAFTQPELLANATLKYIQPKPGDPADYVYIESTCGAKVAITPTCAANFAGYVPSGDYAAGNLSAIKQAISLLAKELKINETQVAEDILSKSATKCLRVVGQLLQDYKLDKQLVSLIGGGGGAAAIVPYLAKQMQMRYQIAKNAAVISAIGVALAMVRDTIERTVINPTSNDILKIRQEVESAVLAMGAAAESIEIQVEVDAQKNILRATATGTTELRTRDLRDRMVSEEARKQIAAQSLQVEPEQVKHLGGTPYLDIYMATVLKKRLFGLYRQALHPVRILDKEGIIRLQFNDSAIAQTTKGNLTETLEKFIQEHTSYGDAGRTLPDTFILYRSRILDLSGLLEISQIISLANAELATMDSNEPVVCLVNLR